Proteins from a genomic interval of Niabella soli DSM 19437:
- a CDS encoding phosphoribosylanthranilate isomerase, with the protein MTQLQQVAQLAALGVDYAGFIFYPASPRYVAGKIEPAALKALAGIKKVGVFVNATVETIRETVAAYGLEAVQLHGEETPEFIRSLNINAKIIKVFRLKGDEDIAGLTDPFEKEAAAFLFDTKAKEYGGTGQKFDWSALRSAVLGKSWFLSGGIGPKDITDLKSFLADQEVYALDVNSRFETAPGIKDMGLIEKFIKGLKGE; encoded by the coding sequence ATGACGCAGTTGCAGCAGGTGGCGCAACTGGCAGCGCTGGGCGTAGATTATGCAGGGTTTATTTTTTACCCGGCTTCGCCGAGATATGTTGCAGGAAAAATAGAACCTGCGGCATTAAAGGCGCTGGCCGGTATCAAAAAAGTTGGAGTATTTGTTAACGCAACTGTTGAAACGATACGGGAAACAGTAGCAGCCTACGGACTGGAGGCTGTTCAGTTACATGGGGAGGAGACGCCGGAGTTCATAAGATCATTGAACATAAATGCGAAAATTATTAAAGTGTTCCGCCTAAAAGGAGATGAGGATATTGCAGGTCTGACTGACCCTTTCGAAAAAGAGGCTGCCGCTTTTTTATTCGATACTAAAGCGAAAGAATATGGGGGCACGGGTCAGAAGTTCGACTGGTCGGCCCTGCGCTCGGCTGTCCTGGGAAAATCCTGGTTCCTAAGCGGCGGCATCGGACCAAAAGATATAACAGATTTGAAATCGTTCCTTGCGGATCAGGAAGTGTATGCGCTGGATGTGAACAGCCGGTTTGAAACAGCGCCGGGTATAAAGGATATGGGATTGATTGAAAAGTTTATAAAGGGATTAAAAGGGGAATAG
- a CDS encoding lysophospholipid acyltransferase family protein, whose product MNILKEIAGRLCAAWALVTFIITFILVLPFALLSYLFKEPASTAYFIQVSKVWMHIWMFIIGCPVKIRGTENFQEGMGYIVTCNHNSLLDIPLSSAFIPGPNKTIAKNSFAKIPIFGWYYSKGSVLVDRKSEKSRKQSIEKMKAVLKAGMHMCIYPEGTRNRTSAPLKPFYNGAFKLAADTGHPVIPGVIIGTKEAVPLNKPFFFLPRTLELHFLKPVEVSGKGAATLKEEVFAIMTGYLRDRQ is encoded by the coding sequence ATGAATATCCTTAAAGAAATTGCGGGCAGGCTGTGCGCGGCATGGGCGCTGGTGACCTTTATTATTACTTTTATCCTTGTACTGCCATTTGCATTGCTTTCCTATTTATTTAAGGAGCCTGCCTCCACGGCCTACTTTATACAAGTGTCGAAAGTGTGGATGCATATCTGGATGTTTATCATCGGGTGCCCGGTAAAAATACGGGGCACTGAAAATTTTCAAGAGGGGATGGGCTATATCGTTACCTGTAATCATAATTCATTGCTCGATATTCCATTGTCTTCGGCCTTTATTCCCGGTCCCAATAAAACGATCGCCAAAAACAGCTTTGCAAAAATTCCCATCTTTGGCTGGTATTATTCCAAAGGCTCGGTATTGGTAGATCGTAAAAGTGAAAAGAGCCGGAAACAAAGTATCGAAAAAATGAAGGCCGTTTTAAAGGCGGGGATGCATATGTGTATTTATCCCGAAGGCACGCGTAACCGCACCAGCGCACCGCTAAAGCCTTTTTATAACGGCGCTTTTAAGCTGGCGGCCGATACCGGTCACCCGGTTATCCCCGGCGTGATCATCGGTACTAAAGAAGCAGTGCCTTTGAACAAACCCTTTTTCTTTTTGCCCCGCACGCTGGAACTGCATTTTTTAAAACCGGTGGAAGTGAGTGGGAAAGGTGCGGCAACGTTAAAGGAAGAAGTGTTTGCTATTATGACCGGTTATTTGCGCGACAGGCAATAG
- the trpC gene encoding indole-3-glycerol phosphate synthase TrpC, producing MNILDTIIAHKRTEVAARKQQTAYKMLETTAAFQLPVRSLAASLQQPGSTGIIAEFKRKSPSKGFINKEADVATITAAYSRFGAAALSVLTDENFFGGSQKDLVIAREQAIPILRKDFIIDEYQIVEAKSIGADIILLIAACLSPAEVNRLANFAASLGLETILELHAEEELGHICSATRIVGINNRDLKTFKVDIDRSLKMAEQIPGDRIKIAESGIDKIEDILLFRKNGFKGFLIGEYFMKQENPPMAFENFVTQLQAQQ from the coding sequence ATGAATATATTAGATACGATCATTGCGCACAAAAGAACAGAAGTGGCCGCACGGAAGCAACAAACAGCGTATAAAATGCTGGAAACAACAGCGGCCTTTCAGTTGCCGGTGCGATCGCTGGCGGCATCACTGCAGCAGCCCGGCAGCACGGGTATTATAGCAGAGTTCAAGCGCAAATCACCCTCCAAAGGATTTATCAATAAAGAGGCAGATGTGGCAACGATCACAGCGGCGTATAGCCGCTTTGGTGCTGCGGCGCTTTCGGTTTTAACCGATGAAAATTTTTTCGGTGGCTCCCAGAAGGATCTTGTTATTGCCCGGGAGCAGGCGATCCCCATTCTGCGAAAAGATTTTATTATTGATGAATACCAGATTGTAGAGGCAAAATCTATAGGGGCTGATATTATATTGCTGATTGCGGCTTGTTTATCTCCGGCCGAGGTAAACCGGTTGGCGAACTTTGCAGCTTCCCTGGGATTGGAAACGATATTGGAACTGCATGCGGAAGAGGAGTTGGGACATATTTGTAGTGCCACCCGGATTGTGGGTATTAATAATCGCGATCTTAAAACTTTTAAGGTAGATATTGACCGGAGTTTGAAAATGGCGGAACAGATTCCCGGCGATCGTATTAAAATTGCAGAAAGCGGCATCGATAAGATTGAAGATATTTTACTGTTCCGTAAAAACGGCTTTAAAGGATTTTTGATCGGTGAATATTTTATGAAACAGGAAAATCCGCCCATGGCATTTGAAAATTTTGTAACCCAATTACAGGCGCAGCAATGA
- a CDS encoding GNAT family N-acetyltransferase, with product MTVTDIFLETSKVFLRPVQPVDYGSFWALTSLDKDMWEYFSLNLSLPVQLEKWIAEAVQGKNAGTRLPFTIIVKATGSVAGSSSIGNIAWYDKRAEIGWSWLAPTFRGTGINFHAKFCLLYYAFEVMNMERVEFKTGVQNLRARRGLEKVGGVAEGVLRSHSLLWNGNRRTSIYYSVLKDEWEGYKKTIFADLMDSFKWSSAASNNE from the coding sequence ATGACAGTAACTGATATTTTTTTAGAAACCTCGAAAGTCTTTTTAAGGCCGGTGCAGCCAGTGGACTACGGGTCCTTTTGGGCATTAACAAGTCTGGATAAAGACATGTGGGAATACTTTTCCCTTAACCTGAGCCTACCGGTACAGTTGGAAAAATGGATCGCAGAGGCGGTACAGGGTAAAAACGCCGGCACCCGTTTGCCGTTTACGATAATTGTAAAAGCCACGGGTTCCGTCGCTGGCAGCAGCAGTATCGGCAATATAGCGTGGTACGATAAACGCGCAGAGATCGGGTGGAGCTGGCTGGCGCCCACATTCCGGGGGACGGGTATTAATTTTCATGCAAAATTCTGTTTATTATATTACGCTTTTGAGGTTATGAACATGGAGCGCGTCGAATTTAAAACCGGCGTGCAGAACCTAAGGGCGAGGCGGGGGTTGGAAAAAGTGGGTGGTGTGGCCGAAGGCGTTTTGCGGAGCCACTCCCTGCTGTGGAACGGCAACCGTAGAACCTCAATCTACTATAGTGTTTTAAAGGATGAATGGGAAGGGTATAAAAAAACTATTTTTGCTGATCTCATGGATTCCTTTAAATGGAGTTCAGCGGCTTCAAATAATGAATGA